A segment of the Vagococcus hydrophili genome:
AAGCTGATAATTAAGTATCGGCTTCTTTTTTTATTATGGTTGAGCCATCCACATCGGCTCTAATGTATTACCGTCTAAATCTTGAACTTCTAAACCATACATCATCTCTTCTGGCATACCTGTTTCGATTTGGTAAACATTACCACCATTGTTTTTAGCTGCTTCACCAAATTCCTTAACTTCTTGAGCGTTGTTCATTGAAAAAGCAATCAGAGCACTACTTGTTTTTGTGTTATCTGCCACCGTTCTATTTGGTGTAAAAAATTGATAGCGTGCGTGTTCGAGTAGCATCACAAAAAAGTTATCATCCCACACCATACAACTTGTATCTTCTGAAGAAAACGCTGGATTTAATGTAAAACCTAATTTTTCATAAAACGCTGTTGATGCTTTCACATCTTTCACTGGAAAATTTACAAAGACCATTGTTGCCATACATC
Coding sequences within it:
- a CDS encoding VOC family protein, producing MATMVFVNFPVKDVKASTAFYEKLGFTLNPAFSSEDTSCMVWDDNFFVMLLEHARYQFFTPNRTVADNTKTSSALIAFSMNNAQEVKEFGEAAKNNGGNVYQIETGMPEEMMYGLEVQDLDGNTLEPMWMAQP